The nucleotide window CGCATACTTATAAAATCTGTGTCCCTGCTTTTTTTCTTTCAGATAAAATCTGCCCAAAAAACTGTTTCTGTCAACGATACCGACGATTATTTTTCCGTGAGATTTCAGCACTCTATATGATTCTGCTATCACTTTTTCCGGATTATCCACAAAACATATAGTAATCGCTATCAAAACGAAATCAAAACTTTTATCAGCGAACGGCAATTTTTCGCCTTTCCCGAGAAATGTTTTTATCCCGCGTTTTTTCGCTATTTTAAGCATATTTTTTGATGGGTCTATGCCGTATTTTATTTTAAGCGGCACTGCGAACCTGGCCGTTCCGACGCCAATTTCAAGTCCTTTTCCTTTATGTGGAGTTACTTTTTTCAGCGCTTTTAATTCGGACAAATAAGCGAACCTGTGCCTTTCATACCAGCCGTCATACTCCTTGAAGTGAATATCAAAAATACTATTCATAATTTTAACAAGGTTTTGATTTTGTTCTCAAATATCTCTTTAGGACGATAACCGACGATGGTTTCTTTTATATCGCCATTTGTGTCAATAATAAAAGTGGTCGGGATACCGGATATCCCGCCGTAATCTTCAACTATTTTTCTGTCACCTACAACTATTGGATAATTCACCTGCATTTTTTGTATAAATTTTTTGACATCATCCATGTCGCCTCTATCCAAGCAAACGCCCACGATAACCAATTTTTCTTTGTATTCATTCTGTAATTCTACAAAAAACGGAATTTCTGCTTTGCAGGGCGGGCACCAAGTCGCCCAGAAATCCAGTATTATTATTTTTCCAGCAAAATCAGAAAGCGTTAAATTTTTACCATTCAGCATTGGCAAAGTAAAATCAGGCGCATTCCCCCATTTTTTTAGTATTGGATGAGACGGTTTGTTTTGAACATCAGATGGTTCCTTTAAGGGTTTACATTTGCTTTCTATTTCAAAATGAGATGTGTATTTTTCTTCCGAGTATTCCGTTTTTTTTCTTCCATTCTGAAAACTTTCAACTATAAGCAACACGCCCGCAGCAATCAGCACTATTGCACTACAGACGGATATAACCCCGAAATATTTTTTTATCTTATCAAACAAACCCAAAACCTTATTTATCGCCAAGGCGATTGCGATAAACGGCAGGGATAATCCCAGCGAATAGCAGCACAATAATACCACACCACCAAGCATTGTTTCGCGAGTTGCTGCGACCATCAATATGGAAGCCAGTATCGGACCTATGCAAGGTGTCCAGCCGATAGCGAATACCACACCTACTATGAAAGAGCCGAAAATATTCATCGGCTTATTTTTCAGGTGCAGTTTTTTTTCGTATTCCAGTTGTTTTATTTTTATAAGCCCGATGATATGAAACGCAAACAAAATAATCACTATACCGCCCAGTAGTTTCAATAATTTTTGGTTTCTGAAAATGATACTGCCTATTGTGCCGGCTGAAGCGCCCAGCGCAACAAAAACGAATGAAAACCCTAAAATAAAAAATGCAATTTCTCCAGAAATTTTTTTTGGGTCTTTTGCATCTTTCAAATTATTTATTGACAAACCGGTAATAAAAGTAAGATAAACCGGCACCAATGGCA belongs to Elusimicrobiota bacterium and includes:
- a CDS encoding class I SAM-dependent methyltransferase → MNSIFDIHFKEYDGWYERHRFAYLSELKALKKVTPHKGKGLEIGVGTARFAVPLKIKYGIDPSKNMLKIAKKRGIKTFLGKGEKLPFADKSFDFVLIAITICFVDNPEKVIAESYRVLKSHGKIIVGIVDRNSFLGRFYLKEKKQGHRFYKYANFFSTEEIKKMLKKYNFMEIAVFQTVFQLPENMKRIEKPKTGFGRGGFTVITGKKKN
- a CDS encoding cytochrome c biogenesis protein/redoxin — translated: MSQEISVLIAFLGGIASFFSPCILPLVPVYLTFITGLSINNLKDAKDPKKISGEIAFFILGFSFVFVALGASAGTIGSIIFRNQKLLKLLGGIVIILFAFHIIGLIKIKQLEYEKKLHLKNKPMNIFGSFIVGVVFAIGWTPCIGPILASILMVAATRETMLGGVVLLCCYSLGLSLPFIAIALAINKVLGLFDKIKKYFGVISVCSAIVLIAAGVLLIVESFQNGRKKTEYSEEKYTSHFEIESKCKPLKEPSDVQNKPSHPILKKWGNAPDFTLPMLNGKNLTLSDFAGKIIILDFWATWCPPCKAEIPFFVELQNEYKEKLVIVGVCLDRGDMDDVKKFIQKMQVNYPIVVGDRKIVEDYGGISGIPTTFIIDTNGDIKETIVGYRPKEIFENKIKTLLKL